Sequence from the Ereboglobus luteus genome:
TCGGCGCGGGGCAGTTGCGCGCGCGGCACGGATGCGTAAAGCGGATCATTGCCCGGGAAGCGCGGATCGCCCTCATCAAGCGCGGGCGGCGGAGTGTCGTAACTGCGGCGCCAGATTTTCACCTGTTCGTCGCCGAGTTTTTTCGCGGTCCCGGCCTTGTTGAGGCCCTGCAGCGCGCCGTAATGGCGCTCGTTGAGACGCCAGTCTTTTATGAACGGAATCGAGAGCTGGTTCATTTCGTCGAGCGCGAGCCACATCGTCCAAAGCGCGCGGCGAAGCACCGACACGTAGGCGGCGTCGAATTTCAAGGCGGCGTCCCGCATGAGCCGCCCGGCCTTGCGCGCCTCGTCGCGCCCCTTGTCGGTAAGATCGACATCGGTCCAGCCCGTGAACCGGTTTTCCTTATTCCAAGTGCTTTCGCCGTGCCGCAGCAAGACGAGCGTGTGGGTGCTTTTGATGCCGTCCATGATGCCAAAGGATACGCGTCTTGCCGGAAAAAGAAAATCATGCGCGCGTAAAACGATTACGAAATTGCGAAACACTTTTTTGCGAAACGCAAACGGACGCGAACCAATCCGGCCAGCGCCCGAAACTTGTTGCACAAAACAATCCGTTTCCCGCATTTTAAAAACCTTTCCCATGAAAAAGCACCCGTTTCCAATCCTGCTCCTTTTAATCGCACTCACGCCCTGGCTTTCGGGCCAGTCCGGCGAAACCGGCAAAAAGAATTATTACACCGGCACCGCCGAGGACCTGCTTTCCCTGGTTCCGCCGCCGCCCGCCGACGACTCGCCCGCG
This genomic interval carries:
- the gpmA gene encoding 2,3-diphosphoglycerate-dependent phosphoglycerate mutase → MDGIKSTHTLVLLRHGESTWNKENRFTGWTDVDLTDKGRDEARKAGRLMRDAALKFDAAYVSVLRRALWTMWLALDEMNQLSIPFIKDWRLNERHYGALQGLNKAGTAKKLGDEQVKIWRRSYDTPPPALDEGDPRFPGNDPLYASVPRAQLPRAECLRDTVARFMPLWHGEIAPQIRSGKTLLIAAHGNSLRALVKYLDRVGEKEIVELNIPTGVPLVYELDADLHPLGHRYLGDPAEIAAAQAAVAAQGAAGTQHQ